The genomic stretch AACCGCTGGTGGCCTCTATTGGATGTTTCGCTTTTTGGAACGCTGCGAGAATACCGCGCGCCTTGTCGAAGCCGGGTTCCGCATTGCGCTGACGCGATCCAATGATCCTGCCTCAGAATGGAAATCCGTTGTGACCACGGCGGGCGCCCGTAGCCATTATGACGCAAAATATGATTCCTACGAGGCGGCATATGTGGTGGATTTCCTGCTGCGAGATCCGGCCAATCCGTCGAGTGTTCTCTCAGCTGTCGAAAAAGCACGAACCAACGCCCGTATGGTTCGAACCGCGTTGACCACAGAAGTCTGGGAAGCGGTCAATGAAGGCTGGATGGGCCTGAAAAAGACCCTCAAGTCACCTGTAAAAGAAACGGACCTGCCAGCCGTGCTCGGAGAAATTCGCCGCCATAGCGCATTGGTCCGCGGTGCTATGCACGGCACCATGCTGCGCAATGATATTTATGATTTCACCCAAATGGGCATCGCATTGGAACGGGCAGACAATACGGCACGGATCATTGATGTGAAGTATTACACATTGCTACCGTCAGCCAGTTTTGTCGGATCCGCTTTGGATAACGTGCAGTGGGAAACCATTCTACGCTCGGTTTCTGCGCACCGGTCTTTTCGCTGGCTCAATGATGAAAACATGACGCCCGCCAGCGTCGCTGATTTCCTCATTCTGGATCCCCGCTTTCCACGGTCCCTGTCCTTTTGCAGCCGAATTCTGGAAGAAAGTCTCGGATTTCTCGCCAAGGATTATGGCACCCGCCTGACATGTCACGACATGATCAGCGCACAGCGCGACAGGCTGCGTGCGCACACGATTGCAACGGTTTTTGACGAGGGGCTGCATCAATTCATCACAGCCTTTATCGACGATATCAACGCGATCGGGCAGCAGATTGAAACAGACTATCGGTTCATCGGATAAGCGTTTGAGACTATGAAACTGGAAATCTCACATACGACCAAATACACTTACGATGCGCCGGTGTCTTATGGCTTGCAACAGGTGCGCCTGACCCCGATGTCCACTAAGCATCAAACGGTTCTGGACTGGAATGTCTCGATTTCCGGCGGGGTTCAGGAGCTTGAGTTTCAGGATCAATATCAAAACCAAACGCTGTTGGTTCAAGCCAATGCAGGCACGACCGAAGTCTCTGTTCAGGTCTCAGGCGTGGTCGAAACCCATTCGTCGGATGGTATTTTCGGCAAAGTTTACGGAAAGGCGCCGCTTTGGCATTTTTGCCAAACAACACCACGCACCACACCTGGACGCGGCATTCGCAAGCTGGCCAAACATATAAAGGCCAAAGGCGATACGCTGAGCGATCTTCACGTATTGTCACAGGAAATTCTTGCAGCGGCCCCGTATGGCGAAGCAAACACCTTTGCAGGAACCAGCGCCGAAGAGGCGCTGAAGGCCGGTGGTGGCGTTTGCCAGGACCACGCGCAGATCTTCGTTGCAGCGGCGCGGGTGGCAGGCATTCCTGCGCGCTATGTCAGTGGATATCTCATGATGGACGACCGGATCGATCAAGATGCCAGCCACGCCTGGGCCGAGGCCCATATTGAGGGGCTGGGCTGGGTCGGCTTTGACGTCTCCAATGGTATTTCGCCGGATGAGCGATATGTCAGGATCGCAACGGGCCTTGATTCACGGGATGCGGCGCCAATTACGGGCATTCGCAGGGGAGCTATGGACGAGACGATGATTGTATCGCTGCAAATTCAGCAATAGATACGGTACACTGTTTCGAACTCTCTACCCCGTACTGGACCAAAACAATGACCTATTGCGTCGGACTACGATTGAACAAGGGCTTGGTTTTCATGTCCGACACCCGCACCAACGCAGGCGTAGATAACTTCTCGGTTACGCGGAAAATGTTCACATGGGATGTTCCTGGCGAACGGGTCATCACGCTGATGACATCGGGAAACCTTGCAACCACTCAATCATTGATCAGCCTTCTGGAGGAACGGTCAAAGGTCACAACGGAACGCAGCCCCTCCATATTGGAGCTGCCGACGATGTTCGAGATCGCCCGGCTTGTTGGCTCGACATTGCGAGAGGTGATTGCCGATAGCCATTCCGAGGGCCAGCAAGCATCGTCAAAATTCAAAGCCTCGGTGATTGTAGGGGGCCAGATCAAAGGCGGGGCACCTACGATGTTTATGATTTACCCCGAAGGCAATTTTATTGAAATCACGGACGACAATCCGTTTTTCCAGATCGGCGAAGCCAAGTACGGCAAACCAATCCTGGTACGGGCCTATGATCCCGAGATGTCATTTGAAGACGCTGTTAAGCTGCTGATCGTCTCGTTTGATTCAACAATAAAGGCCAATCTGTCTGTTGGGCTGCCCCTTGATCTGCACGTCTATTTCCAAGACAGCTTTGTCGCCACCCCCAGGCCACGGATCGAAGTGGACGATGCCTATTACCAAGCGGTCTCCTCAAGCTGGGGAGACGCCCTGCGCAACGCGCTGGCGCAATTACCTAGCTATCAGATCGACTGAGCAGATAGCTAAAGCGGCATTGCGCCAACAAAGAGGACGGTGAGCAAGCTCCGCAGAGCAACAGGTCGTGGCGGTCTCTTGCCGGGTGAATATGTCGTGTGCAGGCCTGCCCGCTCTCCTGCTTTTTAGCACTGTTTTGCTGGCTCACTTCAGGAAACGCTGATGACGGTTTGAAAGAGCGGCGCAGGGGGCGAAACAAGTCTTGCACCCTCGCGTGGTTCTGCCCAAATAGAGCCTATGCAAAAAACGCTTCTTTGTCTTGGATGTGGATATACGGCGCGCCACCTGGCGTCGCAGCTACTGGCGCGCGGCTGGCGGGTGATTGGCACCGCGCGGGAGCCGGTTGCGGTCCCAGGTGTGGACATGCTGACCTGGCCGGGGGAGGATATTCCTTTGGCCGGGGTGACCCATGTGCTCAGTTCTATCGGGCCAAATGAGCGCGGCGACCCTGTTTTGGCTCACTTGCGAGACGAGATAGCTGCTGCGGCTGCCCATTTTGAATGGGTCGGGTATTTGTCGACCACAGCGGTCTATGGTGACCGGGACGGCGGTTGGGTGGATGAAACCACACCGGTTGCGCCGACCAGCGAACGCGGCACCTGGCGCAGCCTGGCAGAGCAACACTGGCAGCAGATCCCTGACCTGCCGCTGCATATCTTTCGTCTGGCGGGGATCTACGGCCCCGGGCGCGGCCCCTTTGCCAAGCTGATGGCGGGCAAAGCGCGGCGTATTGTCAAACCGGGGCAGGTGTTTTCCCGCATTCATGTGGATGACATTGTGCAGGCACTGCTGGCCTCAATTGACGCGCCGAACCCGGGGGGGATTTATAACCTTTGCGATGATGACCCGGCCCCGCCACAGGATGTTCTGGGCTACGCGGCAGAGCTGCTGGGCCTGCCCGTGCCCGCCGAGGTGCCTTTTGACGAGGCCGGCATGACCCCAATGGCGCGCAGTTTTTACGGCGAGAACAAGCGCGTCCGCAACAATCGTATCAAAGACGAGTTGGGGGTCGAGCTGCTGTATCCAAGCTACCGCGAGGGGTTGCAGGCGGTGCTTGCAGCAGAAGATATGGAGCGCTTTGTGCCCCCTTCGGAGCCGCCAGCGTTGTAGCAAATGGGGATTATGCATCTGTTCTTTGTGCTGCTGAATTTCAGAACACTTGGGCGGCTCGGTGCCCGGATCAACCGGAAGCATCCCAGCGTTTTGGACCAGCTTTGGGAGCAACAACCATTTGCGAGAAAATTTGACGTTGTGTGTGGTTCCGCGGTGTTTTCCAAGCGGGCGGTGCTGTTGAATTTTGCAGTAGTAAACCCAGAGAAACTGCCGGTCTATTTACTGGGAGACGATCAAATTGCGGAGCAGATACAAAAACTGAACGCGGGTAAGGCCGCGTCTATTTATCGGTTTTTCTGCAAAATGTCTGGATACGACTAGGCGAGGTGGTTCGGTCGAACCTGTCCATCAAGGCAAGTCCTGTCCTCGTGTTTTCCAATCTTACGCACGCTTTTCCCCGATCTGGGCTACGCCTAGTACCTCCAACACCTTGGCTTCGATCTGCGGGGCGTTCATGGCGGCGGTCTCGTACATGTCTTTGGGGCTGGCTTGGTCGATAAACGTATCGGGCAGCACCATGGAGCGGAATTTGAAGCCCGCGTCGAATACGCCCTCATCTGCCAGCAGCTGCGCCACATGGGAGCCAAAGCCGCCTACGGCGCCCTCTTCAATGGTGATCAGCGCCTCGTGGTCGGCCACCAGATTCAGGATCATCTCACGGTCCAGCGGTTTAGCAAAACGGGCGTCGGCAATGGTTGGGGTGATGCCCTTGGCCGACAGGGCCTCAGCGGCCTTGCGGGTTTCGCCCAGACGGGTGCCAAAAGAGAGCAGCGCCACGCGTTTGCCCGTTTGGATCATCCGGCCCTTGCCGATCTCCAGCAGTTGCGGCTCTTCCGGCATCTCGACACCTTCGCCCTCGCCACGGGGATAGCGAAAGGCGATGGGGCCCGCGTCATGGGCGGCGGCGGTATGGACCATATGCACCAGCTCTGCCTCGTCGGCGGCGGCCATCACCACCATACCGGGCAGGTTGGACATAAAACCGATGTCGAAGGAACCAGCATGGGTGGCACCATCTGCCCCCACCAGGCCAGCGCGGTCGATGGCAAAGCGCACGGGCAGGCGCTGGATGGCGACGTCATGCACCACCTGGTCATAGCCACGCTGCAAAAAGGTGGAATACATCGCACAAAACGGCTTCATCCCGCCGGCCGCCAGCGCGGCGGCAAAGGTGACGCCGTGCTGTTCGGCTATGCCCACGTCAAAACAGCGTGACGGATAGCGTTCCGCCATCAGCGACAGGCCGGTGCCATCGGGCATGGCGGCCGTGACAGCGCAGATCTTGTCATCTTTGGCGGCAAGTTTCACCAGCTCATCGCCAAAGACACCCGTGTAGGAGGGCGCGTTAGAGGGGGCTTTTTTCTGCTCTCCGGTGACCATGTCAAATTTGGCGGTGGCATGGCCCTTGTCACGGGCTGTTTCAGCCGGGGCGTATCCCTTGCCCTTTTTGGTCAGCACGTGGATCAGGATCGGCCCGCGCGCGCGGGCCTTGACGGTGCGCAGCACTGGCAGCAGCTGATCCAGATCGTGGCCATCAATAGGGCCGATGTAGGAAAAGCCGAGGGATTCAAACATGGTGCCGCCAACGGCCATGCCTTTGAGCATGTCTTTGGCGCGTTTGGCGCCTTCGCGGAAGGGTTCCGGCAGCAGCGATGCGGCGCCCTTGGCCACGGCCTTCAGTTCCTGAAACGGTTCTTCGGCATAAAGCCGTGACAGATAGGAGGACAGCGCGCCAACTGGCGGTGCGATGCTCATCTCAT from Phaeobacter sp. G2 encodes the following:
- a CDS encoding transglutaminase family protein, which codes for MKLEISHTTKYTYDAPVSYGLQQVRLTPMSTKHQTVLDWNVSISGGVQELEFQDQYQNQTLLVQANAGTTEVSVQVSGVVETHSSDGIFGKVYGKAPLWHFCQTTPRTTPGRGIRKLAKHIKAKGDTLSDLHVLSQEILAAAPYGEANTFAGTSAEEALKAGGGVCQDHAQIFVAAARVAGIPARYVSGYLMMDDRIDQDASHAWAEAHIEGLGWVGFDVSNGISPDERYVRIATGLDSRDAAPITGIRRGAMDETMIVSLQIQQ
- a CDS encoding alpha-E domain-containing protein, whose protein sequence is MLGKTAGGLYWMFRFLERCENTARLVEAGFRIALTRSNDPASEWKSVVTTAGARSHYDAKYDSYEAAYVVDFLLRDPANPSSVLSAVEKARTNARMVRTALTTEVWEAVNEGWMGLKKTLKSPVKETDLPAVLGEIRRHSALVRGAMHGTMLRNDIYDFTQMGIALERADNTARIIDVKYYTLLPSASFVGSALDNVQWETILRSVSAHRSFRWLNDENMTPASVADFLILDPRFPRSLSFCSRILEESLGFLAKDYGTRLTCHDMISAQRDRLRAHTIATVFDEGLHQFITAFIDDINAIGQQIETDYRFIG
- the dxs gene encoding 1-deoxy-D-xylulose-5-phosphate synthase, with protein sequence MSDRPSTPLLDQIARPADMKGLSDAQLVQLAHELRQETISAVSTTGGHLGAGLGVIELTVALHAVFNTPRDKLIWDVSHQSYPHKILTERRDRIRTLRTKGGLSGFTKRSESPYDPFGAAHSSTSISAALGFSVARDLGGVVPEGLGEAIAVIGDGAMSAGMAFEAMNNAGHLDKRMIVILNDNEMSIAPPVGALSSYLSRLYAEEPFQELKAVAKGAASLLPEPFREGAKRAKDMLKGMAVGGTMFESLGFSYIGPIDGHDLDQLLPVLRTVKARARGPILIHVLTKKGKGYAPAETARDKGHATAKFDMVTGEQKKAPSNAPSYTGVFGDELVKLAAKDDKICAVTAAMPDGTGLSLMAERYPSRCFDVGIAEQHGVTFAAALAAGGMKPFCAMYSTFLQRGYDQVVHDVAIQRLPVRFAIDRAGLVGADGATHAGSFDIGFMSNLPGMVVMAAADEAELVHMVHTAAAHDAGPIAFRYPRGEGEGVEMPEEPQLLEIGKGRMIQTGKRVALLSFGTRLGETRKAAEALSAKGITPTIADARFAKPLDREMILNLVADHEALITIEEGAVGGFGSHVAQLLADEGVFDAGFKFRSMVLPDTFIDQASPKDMYETAAMNAPQIEAKVLEVLGVAQIGEKRA
- a CDS encoding SDR family oxidoreductase, with the protein product MQKTLLCLGCGYTARHLASQLLARGWRVIGTAREPVAVPGVDMLTWPGEDIPLAGVTHVLSSIGPNERGDPVLAHLRDEIAAAAAHFEWVGYLSTTAVYGDRDGGWVDETTPVAPTSERGTWRSLAEQHWQQIPDLPLHIFRLAGIYGPGRGPFAKLMAGKARRIVKPGQVFSRIHVDDIVQALLASIDAPNPGGIYNLCDDDPAPPQDVLGYAAELLGLPVPAEVPFDEAGMTPMARSFYGENKRVRNNRIKDELGVELLYPSYREGLQAVLAAEDMERFVPPSEPPAL
- a CDS encoding proteasome-type protease — translated: MTYCVGLRLNKGLVFMSDTRTNAGVDNFSVTRKMFTWDVPGERVITLMTSGNLATTQSLISLLEERSKVTTERSPSILELPTMFEIARLVGSTLREVIADSHSEGQQASSKFKASVIVGGQIKGGAPTMFMIYPEGNFIEITDDNPFFQIGEAKYGKPILVRAYDPEMSFEDAVKLLIVSFDSTIKANLSVGLPLDLHVYFQDSFVATPRPRIEVDDAYYQAVSSSWGDALRNALAQLPSYQID